The genomic stretch TCCTGTAATCAAAGTACAAAAACCAAACAAAGTGGATTGGAAACCAGCTCAGAAATAGAAAATATTGTGAATTTTGACTGGCTAACCGGAAAATGGAAGAGATCAAACGAAAAAGCAGGAAAAGAAACTTTTGAAAATTGGAGTAAAATAAGTCCGACAGAATATTCAGGACTTGGATTTACCATCCAAAAAGGAGACACCATCAGTAAAGAAATCATGAAGCTTATTAATTCTAATGGAAAATGGAATCTATTGGTTAAAACCCCGAAAGAAAAACAGCCCATTGAATTCAAAATGACTGAATTAAAAAATAATGAATTTATATGTATAAATGATTCTTTAGACTTCCCAAAACGAATTCAATATCAGCGAGAAGGCAAAAAATTAAAAGCGATGATCTCTAATGAAAAAATGAAAATTCCTTTCGAATTTGAACAAGTTAAGTAATATCCTAAAGATATCATTTTTAGATACCTCCAAAAAGACTGACACTTTTTAGGGGTATTTTTATCGGATAAAACGTAATTGAATCGGAT from Chryseobacterium indologenes encodes the following:
- a CDS encoding DUF6265 family protein, translating into MKNSLLILLTAILVLSCNQSTKTKQSGLETSSEIENIVNFDWLTGKWKRSNEKAGKETFENWSKISPTEYSGLGFTIQKGDTISKEIMKLINSNGKWNLLVKTPKEKQPIEFKMTELKNNEFICINDSLDFPKRIQYQREGKKLKAMISNEKMKIPFEFEQVK